The Punica granatum isolate Tunisia-2019 chromosome 4, ASM765513v2, whole genome shotgun sequence genome has a window encoding:
- the LOC116202384 gene encoding histone H3-like centromeric protein HTR12: protein MQAPSTSGGRQKKGTAPRSPRAQTPGQKKKRRFKPGAVALREIRHFQKSVGFLIPGAPFIRLVREISYALAPSIGRWTPEALMAIQEAAEDFLVQLMEDAMLCAIHAKRVTLMKKDFELARRLGGKGQLW from the exons ATGCAGGCACCTAGTACATCTGGTGGCCGCCAGAAGAAAGGCACTGCTCCACGAT CTCCACGAGCACAAACGCCGGGACAGAAGAAGAAACGACGCTTCAAACCTGGAGCAGTCGCACTGCGGGAGATTCGACATTTCCAGAAGTCTGTTGGATTTCTCATTCCTGGCGCTCCTTTCATCAGACTT GTAAGAGAGATAAGCTATGCTCTAGCCCCGTCTATTGGTCGTTGGACACCCGAAGCTTTAATGGCAATACAGGAG GCAGCAGAGGATTTTTTGGTTCAGCTGATGGAAGATGCAATGTTATGTGCAATTCATGCAAAGCGTGTCACTCTCA TGAAAAAGGATTTTGAATTGGCTCGTCGGCTTGGAGGAAAGGGGCAGCTTTGGTGA
- the LOC116203851 gene encoding transcription factor CPC, with the protein MADRRRRKQAKTSSCCSEEVSSIEWELINMSEQEEDLIYRMYKLVGDRWALIAGRIPGRKAEDIERFWIMRHGETFASRRKELRRIRHNS; encoded by the exons ATGGCCGATAGACGCCGCCGCAAGCAAGCCAAGACCAGCAGCTGCTGCTCTGAAG AGGTGAGCAGCATTGAGTGGGAGCTCATAAACATGTCGGAGCAAGAAGAAGATCTCATTTACAGGATGTACAAGCTTGTCGGAGACAG GTGGGCGCTTATAGCGGGTCGGATTCCTGGTCGGAAGGCAGAGGACATAGAGAGATTTTGGATAATGAGACACGGCGAAACATTCGCTAGTCGACGGAAGGAATTACGTCGGATCAGGCATAACtcctga
- the LOC116203849 gene encoding protein trichome birefringence-like 23 isoform X2 — MKGGGGGGGGGMRSSSSDLGPLCLWPKLNKHNTHILLKFGVSFLLVGLAFRLLLSSSDPITFLPPSFSSSSSSSDAVVAVAVSTNPHPVPPVLESTTASSSFSSYSPPPPLPIIDDHDQDHANATAGGGGGGNTISSNATTPPANGTQATASSPPPPSSNEQVGAAPKCDIFRGDWVPDGLGPVYTNKSCPEIEAHQNCMRNGRPDSGYLHWRWSPQDCELPRFDPRIFLDMMRDKSWAFIGDSISRNHVQSLLCILYQVEEAVEVYHDEAYRSKRWHFATHNFTLSVIWTPFLIEADVFEDSNGVSSSEIQLHLDKLDVLWMEQYKSFDYAVIAGGKWFLKTAIYHENGTVLGCHYCPGRNLTELGFDYAYRKALRLIFNFVTESQHRAMVIFRTITPDHFENGQWFSGGTCNRTVPFKEGEIEMNDVDRIMRNIELEEFDRGRGTGSKNGVVLKLLDTTRLALLRPDGHPGPYRQFQPSAKDKNTPVQNDCLHWCLPGPIDSWNDLMMQMLAAA, encoded by the exons atgaaaggaggaggaggaggaggaggaggagggatgAGGTCGTCGTCTTCTGATCTCGGCCCACTCTGTCTCTGGCCGAAGCTAAACAAACACAACACTCACATCCTCCTGAAATTCGGGGTCTCATTCCTCCTGGTGGGTCTTGCTTTTCGCCtccttctctcttcttctgaTCCCATCACATTTCTTCCTCCCTCCTTttcctcatcatcatcctcatcagACGCGGTAGTGGCTGTGGCTGTGTCAACAAACCCTCATCCTGTTCCTCCTGTCCTCGAATCAACAAcagcctcctcctccttctcctcttactctcctcctcctcccctgCCCATCATTGATGATCACGATCAAGATCATGCTAATGCTACTgctggtggtggtggtggtgggaaTACTATTTCATCTAATGCCACAACACCGCCTGCAAATGGAACCCAAGCTACTGCTTCTtcgcctcctcctccttctagCAATG AACAAGTGGGGGCGGCACCAAAGTGTGATATCTTCAGAGGGGATTGGGTTCCTGATGGATTAGGTCCTGTTTACACGAACAAGAGTTGCCCCGAGATCGAAGCCCACCAGAACTGCATGAGGAACGGTCGCCCGGATTCAGGATACCTTCACTGGAGGTGGAGTCCCCAGGACTGCGAGTTGCCGAGGTTCGATCCCAGGATATTCCTCGATATGATGAGGGATAAGTCATGGGCTTTCATCGGGGATTCCATTTCGCGTAACCACGTCCAGTCATTGCTTTGCATCCTCTATCAG GTGGAAGAAGCTGTTGAGGTCTACCACGATGAGGCATACAGATCCAAGAGGTGGCATTTTGCCACTCACAACTTCACTCTCTCGGTCATATGGACTCCCTTCCTCATCGAGGCCGACGTTTTCGAAGATAGCAACGGAGTTTCCTCGTCAGAAATACAGCTCCATCTAGACAAGCTCGATGTGCTATGGATGGAACAATATAAGAGCTTCGACTATGCAGTCATTGCAGGTGGGAAGTGGTTTCTCAAAACTGCCATCTACCATGAGAATGGAACAGTTTTGGGCTGCCATTACTGCCCCGGCAGGAACTTGACTGAACTAGGCTTTGACTATGCATACAGAAAAGCTCTAAGGTTGATATTTAACTTTGTCACCGAATCCCAACACCGAGCAATGGTTATCTTTAGAACCATCACGCCTGATCACTTTGAGAACGGGCAATGGTTCAGCGGTGGGACGTGCAACAGAACGGTCCCATTCAAGGAAGGCGAGATTGAGATGAATGATGTCGATAGAATCATGAGAAACAtcgagttggaagagttcgaCAGGGGCAGAGGCACAGGGTCCAAGAATGGAGTGGTTCTGAAACTTTTGGATACGACGAGGCTAGCTTTGCTGAGGCCCGATGGGCATCCTGGGCCTTACAGGCAATTTCAACCTTCGGCAAAGGACAAGAACACCCCAGTTCAGAATGATTGTCTGCACTGGTGCTTACCCGGACCCATCGATTCGTGGAATGATTTGATGATGCAAATGTTGGCAGCCGCATGA
- the LOC116203849 gene encoding protein trichome birefringence-like 23 isoform X1 produces the protein MKGGGGGGGGGMRSSSSDLGPLCLWPKLNKHNTHILLKFGVSFLLVGLAFRLLLSSSDPITFLPPSFSSSSSSSDAVVAVAVSTNPHPVPPVLESTTASSSFSSYSPPPPLPIIDDHDQDHANATAGGGGGGNTISSNATTPPANGTQATASSPPPPSSNVSAEQVGAAPKCDIFRGDWVPDGLGPVYTNKSCPEIEAHQNCMRNGRPDSGYLHWRWSPQDCELPRFDPRIFLDMMRDKSWAFIGDSISRNHVQSLLCILYQVEEAVEVYHDEAYRSKRWHFATHNFTLSVIWTPFLIEADVFEDSNGVSSSEIQLHLDKLDVLWMEQYKSFDYAVIAGGKWFLKTAIYHENGTVLGCHYCPGRNLTELGFDYAYRKALRLIFNFVTESQHRAMVIFRTITPDHFENGQWFSGGTCNRTVPFKEGEIEMNDVDRIMRNIELEEFDRGRGTGSKNGVVLKLLDTTRLALLRPDGHPGPYRQFQPSAKDKNTPVQNDCLHWCLPGPIDSWNDLMMQMLAAA, from the exons atgaaaggaggaggaggaggaggaggaggagggatgAGGTCGTCGTCTTCTGATCTCGGCCCACTCTGTCTCTGGCCGAAGCTAAACAAACACAACACTCACATCCTCCTGAAATTCGGGGTCTCATTCCTCCTGGTGGGTCTTGCTTTTCGCCtccttctctcttcttctgaTCCCATCACATTTCTTCCTCCCTCCTTttcctcatcatcatcctcatcagACGCGGTAGTGGCTGTGGCTGTGTCAACAAACCCTCATCCTGTTCCTCCTGTCCTCGAATCAACAAcagcctcctcctccttctcctcttactctcctcctcctcccctgCCCATCATTGATGATCACGATCAAGATCATGCTAATGCTACTgctggtggtggtggtggtgggaaTACTATTTCATCTAATGCCACAACACCGCCTGCAAATGGAACCCAAGCTACTGCTTCTtcgcctcctcctccttctagCAATG TTTCCGCAGAACAAGTGGGGGCGGCACCAAAGTGTGATATCTTCAGAGGGGATTGGGTTCCTGATGGATTAGGTCCTGTTTACACGAACAAGAGTTGCCCCGAGATCGAAGCCCACCAGAACTGCATGAGGAACGGTCGCCCGGATTCAGGATACCTTCACTGGAGGTGGAGTCCCCAGGACTGCGAGTTGCCGAGGTTCGATCCCAGGATATTCCTCGATATGATGAGGGATAAGTCATGGGCTTTCATCGGGGATTCCATTTCGCGTAACCACGTCCAGTCATTGCTTTGCATCCTCTATCAG GTGGAAGAAGCTGTTGAGGTCTACCACGATGAGGCATACAGATCCAAGAGGTGGCATTTTGCCACTCACAACTTCACTCTCTCGGTCATATGGACTCCCTTCCTCATCGAGGCCGACGTTTTCGAAGATAGCAACGGAGTTTCCTCGTCAGAAATACAGCTCCATCTAGACAAGCTCGATGTGCTATGGATGGAACAATATAAGAGCTTCGACTATGCAGTCATTGCAGGTGGGAAGTGGTTTCTCAAAACTGCCATCTACCATGAGAATGGAACAGTTTTGGGCTGCCATTACTGCCCCGGCAGGAACTTGACTGAACTAGGCTTTGACTATGCATACAGAAAAGCTCTAAGGTTGATATTTAACTTTGTCACCGAATCCCAACACCGAGCAATGGTTATCTTTAGAACCATCACGCCTGATCACTTTGAGAACGGGCAATGGTTCAGCGGTGGGACGTGCAACAGAACGGTCCCATTCAAGGAAGGCGAGATTGAGATGAATGATGTCGATAGAATCATGAGAAACAtcgagttggaagagttcgaCAGGGGCAGAGGCACAGGGTCCAAGAATGGAGTGGTTCTGAAACTTTTGGATACGACGAGGCTAGCTTTGCTGAGGCCCGATGGGCATCCTGGGCCTTACAGGCAATTTCAACCTTCGGCAAAGGACAAGAACACCCCAGTTCAGAATGATTGTCTGCACTGGTGCTTACCCGGACCCATCGATTCGTGGAATGATTTGATGATGCAAATGTTGGCAGCCGCATGA
- the LOC116204942 gene encoding uncharacterized protein LOC116204942, translating into MADVRKVRPVMIMRCPKCENVLLDYSVHQCGGCGAVLPARNYKYGRSGSDAFSNDKPHEEHTGFASEKSLDSLEIGASNSSDASDSGIEPNTTDSLRYDKTVAGWGGTTFMSDYGKDYSVLKDRPDHNAERVRSRRENSGFGSRLDSGSADPGCFYATSTNESKGTTEKWVAENSLNMKSRMNDLGSSKNEEFRSPVTSTSRSVRSAKMTDLQTRQRGGMEGFWTDFHISKYPDHEGSSVSHLKSSPHWSKMQLRRPYNFHGADGIQYLDDDCAALLRKIDELKRQLTRSCEVVGNPKGDVPFNNRKMAPPPDCCVGPGACFSDGSSFSSRELNHSFDPYRHADRTPYQGQSADLFPYPHRHNFVQNSYSSLQNVNRVHRSRHSYNSGTQCYQYPHQQYYPSSGRYTASNSLDPLDCYSQDQTLHPSACSYPNFHNDFPEVALPVPPNTFKEPFSDGPKNRLFRDRENQGLLSPLNSQKPQTHIRRSGDLNSGSDGFLGSLPLPQRVVRTSKNLCRPIGGAAPFFTCYNCFELLQLPKKLHLNVNWQKIRCGDCSTIINCAVRGKKLVLSFPAETKDADLLHNNNSDKLSGCDNRESNNLSSNDTGKSGYEFHSAGKQHMPVSAGDTMRSVHSSSPIILDTKHSTGDSISSRTVDCSIPPPANAPVHEKIRATLQQESWDEEPIATEMELSFNEYSNTGVSQDSWWDMSAEDDERLRINEASLVNLRTRSFRDFSRSSQSDEHDGATNVSINGHVVPDSLVGGAEKLAGPIQPGDYWYDFRAGFWGAIGGPCLGIIPPFIEEFNYPMAEDCAGGTTGVIVNGRELHQQDLDLLSSRGLPTGRDRSYIVEISGRVLDEETGQELGSLGKLAPTVKKMKRGFGMKVPRTVAAAGDLSSEQEYHPGP; encoded by the exons ATGGCGGACGTCAGGAAAGTGCGGCCAGTCATGATAATGAGGTGCCCCAAGTGCGAGAATGTGCTGCTGGACTACTCCGTCCACCAGTGCGGTGGCTGTGGCGCTGTCCTTCCAG CTCGAAATTATAAATATGGTAGGTCAGGATCAGATGCCTTCTCCAACGATAAACCTCATGAAGAACACACTGGATTTGCCTCTGAGAAATCACTGGACTCTTTGGAGATCGGAGCCTCCAATTCGAGTGACGCTTCTGATTCTGGAATTGAACCGAACACCACCGACTCTTTGAGGTATGACAAAACTGTGGCAGGATGGGGAGGGACGACTTTTATGAGTGATTACGGAAAGGACTACTCGGTACTCAAGGACAGACCTGACCATAACGCCGAGCGAGTCAGATCGAGAAGAGAAAACAGTGGATTTGGATCCCGACTTGATTCTGGTTCTGCTGATCCGGGATGCTTCTATGCAACTTCGACCAATGAATCAAAAGGCACAACAGAGAAATGGGTAGCTGAGAATAGTCTTAATATGAAGTCACGTATGAATGATTTGGGGTCCAGCAAAAATGAGGAATTTAGATCCCCCGTCACTTCTACAAGCAGGTCTGTGAGATCTGCAAAGATGACCGATTTGCAGACTCGACAAAGGGGTGGGATGGAAGGATTTTGGACGGACTTTCATATCTCAAAGTATCCCGATCACGAGGGATCTTCAGTGTCCCATTTAAAGTCTTCTCCTCACTGGAGTAAAATGCAGTTGAGGAGACCTTACAATTTCCATGGTGCAGATGGTATTCAATACCTTGACGATGATTGCGCTGCACTTCTCAGGAAGATAGACGAGCTGAAAAGACAACTCACTCGTTCTTGTGAAGTGGTCGGCAACCCCAAAGGCGATGTTCCTTTCAACAACAGGAAGATGGCTCCTCCTCCTGATTGTTGTGTTGGCCCCGGTGCTTGCTTTTCTGATGGATCTTCTTTCTCCAGTAGAGAGTTGAACCATTCTTTTGATCCATACAGGCATGCTGATAGAACCCCATATCAAGGCCAGTCTGCGGATTTATTCCCTTACCCCCACCGGCACAACTTCGTGCAAAATTCTTATTCTTCGTTGCAAAATGTGAATCGTGTTCATCGATCAAGACACTCTTATAATTCCGGCACACAATGTTATCAATACCCACATCAACAGTACTATCCTAGTTCTGGAAGGTACACCGCATCGAATTCTCTGGACCCTCTCGATTGTTACTCTCAGGATCAAACCCTTCACCCATCAGCTTGCTCATATCCTAATTTCCATAACGATTTTCCTGAGGTTGCTTTACCAGTTCCACCAAACACATTCAAGGAACCATTTAGTGATGGCCCAAAGAACCGCTTGTTCCGAGACCGTGAAAATCAAGGTCTTCTATCTCCACTTAACTCTCAAAAGCCACAAACCCATATTAGGAGGTCCGGTGACCTAAACTCTGGATCAGATGGATTTCTTGGGAGCCTTCCCCTTCCCCAGAGGGTAGTTAGAACTTCTAAGAACCTCTGCCGCCCAATTGGCGGAGCTGCCCCATTTTTTACATGCTATAATTGCTTTGAGTTGCTGCAATTGCCGAAGAAGCTCCATCTTAATGTGAATTGGCAAAAAATTAGATGCGGGGACTGTTCTACCATCATCAATTGTGCAGTCCGCGGTAAGAAGcttgttctttcttttccgGCGGAAACAAAGGATGCTGATCTTTTGCATAATAATAACTCCGACAAATTAAGTGGCTGTGATAACAGAGAAAGCAACAATTTATCTTCTAATGATACTGGTAAATCAGGCTACGAGTTCCACTCAGCTGGTAAACAACATATGCCAGTATCAGCCGGCGATACCATGAGAAGTGTCCATTCATCCTCTCCAATTATCCTGGATACTAAGCATAGTACCGGTGATTCGATCTCTTCAAGAACAGTGGACTGCTCTATTCCACCACCTGCCAATGCCCCAGTTCATGAAAAAATTAGGGCTACTTTGCAGCAAGAGTCTTGGGACGAGGAGCCTATAGCAACCGAAATGGAGTTGTCATTCAATGAATACTCCAATACTGGGGTATCACAGGACTCTTGGTGGGATATGAGCGCTGAAGATGATGAACGACTGAGAATCAACGAGGCCAGTTTGGTGAACCTTAGGACAAGGAGCTTCCGGGATTTCTCCAGATCAAGTCAATCAGACGAGCATGATGGAGCAACGAATGTTTCGATTAATGGACATGTCGTACCTGATAGTTTAGTTGGGGGGGCGGAAAAGCTTGCTGGACCTATCCAGCCAGGAGATTATTG GTATGATTTTCGAGCAGGATTCTGGGGTGCAATTGGTGGGCCTTGTCTTGGTATAATACCG CCATTCATTGAAGAATTCAACTACCCGATGGCAGAGGACTGTGCTGGTGGCACTACCGGCGTTATAGTGAACGGAAGAGAACTGCACCAGCAAGACTTGGATTTGCTCTCTAGTAGAGGACTTCCAACAGGAAGAGACAGATCCTACATTGTTGAGATTTCTGGAAGAGTATTGGATGAGGAGACGGGGCAAGAGCTCGGTAGTCTTGGCAAACTCGCACCAAC AGTCAAGAAGATGAAGCGTGGGTTTGGTATGAAAGTTCCCAGAACAGTTGCAGCTGCAGGTGACTTGAGTTCAGAACAGGAATACCACCCAGGACCATGA
- the LOC116204943 gene encoding jasmonoyl--L-amino acid synthetase JAR4-like, which translates to MKMMLLDSDGMEDYLDPEKVIDEFESMTKDSKRVQEETLKRILQENSQAEYLQNLGLNGRTDLESFKARVPLVTHKDLEPFIHRIADGDTSPILTGQPITTISLSSGTTQGKPKFVPFNDALVESTMQIYRTSFAYRNREYPIGSGKALQFVYSSKQFKTKGGLAAGTATTNVFRSSQYKRTMKAMRSQCCSPDEVIFGPDFHQSLYCHLLCGLIFHEEVKFVSSTFAHSIIHAFRTFEQVWEELLTDIKEGVLTSRVTVPSIRTAMAKLLKPNHELADLIFRKCSGLRNWYGLIPVLFPNCKYIYGVMTGSMEPYLKKLRHYAADLPLISGDYGSSEGWIGANVNPKLPPELATYAVLPNIGYFEFIPVRGTEFFSGSDKIESTLLCVEPTPIGLTEVQLGIEYEIIVTNFAGLYRYRLGDVVKVVGFHNSTPELQFICRRNLLLTINIDKNTEKDLQLAVEAAAKPLARERLEVVEFTSQVDLSSEPGHYVIFWEMNGEAGEEVIRECCNCLDRSFIDAGYVSSRKVGGIGALELRVVKRGTFQKILDHYLGLGGAVSQFKTPRCIGPANGVVLQILSSNVVGSYFSTAF; encoded by the exons ATGAAGATGATGTTGTTAGATAGTGACGGGATGGAAGATTATTTGGACCCAGAGAAAGTGATAGATGAGTTCGAGTCAATGACTAAAGACTCGAAAAGAGTCCAGGAAGAAACCTTGAAGAGGATTCTGCAAGAGAACTCCCAGGCAGAATACTTGCAGAATTTGGGCCTTAATGGAAGAACGGATCTTGAGAGCTTCAAGGCTCGTGTCCCCCTCGTTACTCACAAGGATCTGGAGCCTTTTATTCACCGAATCGCAGACGGTGATACTTCCCCAATTCTTACTGGACAACCCATCACTACCATATCATTAAG TTCTGGTACTACACAAGGAAAGCCAAAATTTGTCCCCTTCAACGATGCGCTGGTCGAGTCCACTATGCAGATATATCGAACGTCCTTTGCATACCGAAATAG AGAATACCCTATCGGGAGTGGGAAGGCACTGCAATTCGTGTATAGCAGCAAGCAGTTCAAGACAAAAGGCGGCCTTGCGGCTGGAACTGCCACGACCAATGTGTTCCGGAGCTCACAGTACAAAAGAACGATGAAGGCGATGCGTTCCCAGTGTTGTAGTCCAGACGAGGTTATATTTGGTCCTGATTTCCACCAGTCCTTGTACTGCCACCTACTGTGCGGCCTTATCTTCCACGAGGAAGTCAAGTTCGTGTCTTCCACTTTTGCTCACAGCATCATCCATGCCTTTCGGACCTTCGAACAAGTCTGGGAGGAGCTGCTCACCGATATAAAGGAAGGGGTTCTCACAAGTCGAGTTACTGTCCCTTCTATTAGAACAGCTATGGCAAAACTTCTAAAGCCGAACCATGAACTTGCTGATCTGATATTCAGGAAATGTTCTGGGTTGAGAAATTGGTATGGCCTGATACCCGTGCTGTTTCCGAATTGCAAGTACATCTATGGGGTCATGACCGGGTCTATGGAGCCTTATTTGAAGAAGTTGAGGCACTATGCTGCGGATTTGCCTCTAATAAGTGGAGACTATGGATCTTCTGAAGGATGGATTGGTGCAAATGTGAACCCAAAGTTGCCGCCCGAGTTAGCTACTTATGCTGTCCTGCCTAACATAGGCTATTTCGAGTTTATTCCAGTAAGGGGTACTGAATTTTTTTCTGGCTCAGACAAGATTGAGTCAACTTTGCTGTGTGTTGAGCCCACGCCAATTGGTCTAACTGAAGTCCAGCTCGGAATAGAGTATGAAATCATTGTCACGAATTTCGCAG GATTGTACCGATATCGACTAGGAGATGTCGTGAAGGTAGTGGGATTCCACAACTCAACCCCGGAGCTCCAATTCATATGCAGGAGAAATCTCTTGCTCACCATCAACATAGACAAGAACACAGAGAAAGACCTTCAGCTAGCAGTTGAAGCTGCGGCGAAGCCCTTAGCCAGGGAAAGGCTGGAGGTGGTAGAATTCACGAGCCAAGTGGATTTATCATCAGAACCGGGGCATTACGTGATATTCTGGGAAATGAATGGAGAAGCGGGCGAGGAGGTAATAAGGGAATGCTGCAACTGCTTGGACCGATCGTTCATAGATGCGGGGTACGTGAGTTCGCGAAAAGTCGGGGGAATAGGGGCCCTTGAGCTACGGGTGGTCAAGAGAGGTACATTCCAGAAGATTCTGGACCATTACTTGGGACTAGGAGGTGCTGTTAGTCAATTCAAGACACCACGGTGTATAGGGCCCGCGAATGGCGTAGTGTTGCAGATTCTTAGCAGCAATGTTGTTGGGAGTTACTTTAGTACAGCTTTTTAA